One part of the Acidobacteriota bacterium genome encodes these proteins:
- a CDS encoding protein kinase → MKHCHECDSEVGDLDIFCPYCGITLKAAIIDESSNDDAFSSTIVIPPPPSAEESGNVNAELTIFEPDKSSKIEQSSAADPTKIDDELDESAVDDLVSDAPAELSDTESSVDVEVLPKELDSTVSAPIEEMETPLIAQRLTGSIGSISGRFSPPNPDEISEILSKPTQDPEFDPDELPDEAESEIEGPPEGDIKSLDEGPISDSESGENMSDSGSDDPLNDPQSPTIEEIAVPTDDVPTPMLLVNNEIEGSTAATDESTLDEIADAESADTNEDQADYKDGPGTGTEIESDPSELIETDTSAVQIEKDLTIDSPVQQAALPIDEAGSQDDSADPSLDAEPVLAASAETGIPEEAEIAAEQTIESSEDQELPVAVTDEPLQHAVSVTGDGLSDADPNGGTTPNIGSGDTDGRRSGLKPLAEGTVLNDRYLIKRKIGGGGMGAVYLAFDNNLGGVERAVKEMVQAHIEEEQQEKAIDDFKRESMILSTLDHPSIPTIYDYFFDSQEGRFYLVMKYISGGDLAGKLRSTPEGRIDERTVTDWALQIIDVLDYLHNLPTKIVYRDLKPSNVMIDGKSGRIMLIDFGIARSINQNQEKGVTAVGTMGYAPPELFSGNVEPRSDIYSLGSTMFHLLTGADPQNNPLLIFDFQKNPRPRQINPQLSDQIERILMRAVEYNADARFASAAEMKLALASHLENLAAGQVTFGVTEVPQSVSLQHQIVFCGFCGQRIVATDMFCAFCGSKQPLAQHGVHREVYSHSIGTARLVIEGTSDLSAPAYGLEKNENLVGRRDPMSNIFPEVDLSKYDPQTKISRRHAKIWRDGNNYLVEDLGSSNGTILLTKVSDTLRLLPHQPHPLASGDRIRIGDTTLQFIVG, encoded by the coding sequence ATGAAACACTGTCACGAATGCGACTCTGAAGTCGGGGATCTCGACATATTTTGCCCGTACTGCGGCATCACGCTGAAGGCTGCGATCATCGACGAATCTTCCAATGATGATGCGTTTTCGAGCACGATCGTAATTCCGCCGCCACCCTCGGCCGAGGAGTCCGGAAACGTTAATGCCGAATTAACAATCTTTGAACCCGACAAGTCCTCAAAAATAGAGCAGTCGTCGGCTGCCGACCCGACAAAGATCGACGATGAATTAGACGAGTCCGCAGTTGACGACCTAGTATCGGATGCCCCGGCGGAGCTATCAGACACGGAATCGTCAGTCGATGTCGAAGTTTTGCCAAAGGAGCTCGATTCGACGGTGTCCGCTCCGATCGAAGAAATGGAAACTCCCCTCATCGCTCAACGGTTGACCGGGTCGATAGGTTCAATATCAGGAAGGTTTTCCCCACCAAATCCTGACGAAATTAGCGAAATTCTGTCAAAACCTACCCAAGATCCTGAATTCGATCCTGACGAACTGCCTGATGAAGCGGAATCCGAAATCGAAGGCCCGCCGGAAGGCGATATCAAGTCTCTTGACGAAGGACCGATCAGTGATTCGGAATCGGGTGAGAACATGTCTGACAGCGGGTCTGACGATCCCCTCAATGACCCTCAGTCGCCGACGATCGAAGAAATTGCTGTTCCGACCGACGACGTACCGACTCCGATGTTGCTTGTGAATAATGAAATCGAAGGCTCGACTGCGGCAACAGACGAAAGCACTCTCGACGAGATTGCTGATGCCGAATCTGCGGACACCAATGAGGATCAAGCTGACTATAAAGACGGCCCCGGAACCGGAACCGAAATTGAGTCGGATCCATCGGAGCTGATCGAGACTGATACATCCGCTGTACAAATTGAGAAGGATCTGACTATCGACTCGCCGGTCCAACAAGCTGCTCTGCCTATTGACGAAGCTGGATCGCAAGACGATTCGGCGGATCCATCATTGGATGCGGAGCCCGTTCTAGCTGCGTCCGCCGAAACGGGCATTCCCGAGGAGGCCGAAATCGCTGCAGAACAGACAATTGAAAGTTCTGAAGATCAGGAACTGCCCGTTGCCGTGACAGACGAACCCCTTCAGCACGCTGTTTCAGTTACGGGTGACGGCCTTTCCGATGCTGATCCAAATGGCGGGACAACGCCGAATATCGGGTCCGGCGACACCGATGGACGCAGGTCAGGACTTAAACCGCTTGCCGAGGGAACAGTCTTAAATGACCGCTATCTTATCAAGCGAAAGATCGGCGGCGGCGGAATGGGTGCGGTCTATCTCGCTTTTGACAACAATCTTGGCGGCGTCGAACGTGCCGTCAAGGAAATGGTGCAGGCTCATATTGAGGAAGAACAGCAAGAAAAGGCGATCGACGATTTCAAGCGGGAATCGATGATCCTTTCTACGCTTGACCATCCTTCGATCCCGACGATCTACGATTATTTCTTCGATTCACAGGAGGGCCGGTTCTATCTGGTGATGAAGTATATCTCCGGAGGTGACCTTGCCGGGAAACTGCGCTCTACGCCGGAGGGCCGAATTGATGAACGAACGGTCACCGATTGGGCACTTCAGATCATAGATGTACTTGATTATCTGCATAATCTTCCTACGAAGATCGTCTACCGTGATCTTAAGCCTTCCAATGTGATGATCGACGGCAAGTCGGGCCGGATCATGCTTATCGACTTTGGTATCGCTCGCTCGATCAATCAGAATCAGGAGAAAGGTGTTACCGCGGTCGGCACGATGGGTTATGCTCCGCCCGAACTTTTCAGCGGCAATGTCGAGCCGCGTTCGGACATCTACAGCCTCGGCTCGACGATGTTTCATCTGCTTACGGGTGCGGATCCGCAAAATAATCCGCTATTGATCTTTGATTTTCAAAAGAACCCTCGCCCGCGGCAGATCAACCCGCAGCTTTCGGATCAGATCGAACGGATATTGATGCGTGCCGTCGAATATAACGCCGACGCCAGGTTTGCTTCAGCTGCTGAAATGAAGCTCGCACTTGCTTCGCATCTTGAAAACCTGGCTGCCGGCCAAGTAACGTTCGGTGTCACCGAGGTGCCGCAATCGGTTAGTTTGCAGCATCAGATCGTGTTTTGTGGATTTTGCGGACAACGCATCGTTGCGACCGATATGTTCTGTGCATTCTGCGGCTCCAAACAACCGCTAGCTCAGCATGGCGTACATCGCGAAGTATATTCTCATTCGATCGGGACAGCTCGCCTCGTTATCGAGGGCACCAGCGACCTTTCGGCACCGGCCTATGGCCTTGAGAAGAACGAGAATCTGGTGGGCCGTCGCGATCCGATGTCGAATATTTTTCCTGAAGTCGACCTTTCTAAATATGATCCGCAGACAAAGATCTCTCGTCGTCATGCAAAAATATGGCGCGACGGCAACAACTATCTGGTCGAGGACCTTGGGTCCTCGAACGGGACAATTCTACTTACAAAGGTTAGTGACACGCTGCGATTATTGCCGCATCAACCACATCCCCTTGCCAGCGGCGACCGTATCCGCATCGGTGACACAACATTACAATTTATCGTCGGATAG
- a CDS encoding RDD family protein, protein MQATRSLTDLESTEKENNHNELISTLVPTDFQPPFLLRLGSALIDYIVLLILPLTGLLSERMVGHTGFGVFADRTIWLLAFLLAGANVVLLPLFRGQSVGKMLTGIRILRIDGTPAGFGALIVRQTLGYALTVATFGLGFLISALNGSGRTLHDFLTGTVTVRATRRTVSI, encoded by the coding sequence ATGCAAGCAACGCGTTCACTTACCGATTTGGAGTCGACGGAAAAGGAAAACAATCACAATGAGTTGATCTCAACTCTCGTTCCAACGGATTTTCAGCCGCCATTTTTATTGAGGTTGGGCTCGGCTCTGATCGACTATATCGTTCTTTTGATCTTGCCCTTGACCGGGCTCTTGTCCGAGAGAATGGTTGGCCATACCGGCTTTGGAGTTTTCGCAGATCGGACCATCTGGCTCCTCGCCTTTCTGCTTGCCGGTGCGAATGTCGTATTGCTGCCGCTGTTTCGGGGACAGTCGGTCGGCAAAATGCTTACAGGTATTCGGATACTGCGAATCGATGGAACACCCGCGGGCTTTGGAGCATTGATCGTAAGACAAACGCTGGGATATGCGTTGACGGTCGCGACATTCGGACTTGGGTTCCTTATAAGTGCGTTGAATGGCAGCGGCCGTACGCTTCACGATTTTTTGACCGGTACCGTCACTGTCCGTGCGACTCGCCGCACTGTCTCAATTTAG